DNA sequence from the Eisenibacter elegans DSM 3317 genome:
TCGGTTTGTAGCTGCTCCCGTGCCAAAAGCAAGAGCGGAGAGCTTTGGTTGAGCAATTCAAAAAAAATAGGTGTCTCATAAGTTCCATTCAGCGCATAGGGCAGGGCATAATATGAGCGCTCAAACCCAAAATTGCTATCCAAATATTTGAAATAGAGTAATTTGCGGGCTGTGTAGGTTTCGATGGTGGCTTGCTCGCTACGCCGAAACTGTACGATATTGGTATTGAGGTCAAACTTTATCAGGCCATCCAGAAAACTGTCCTCATCAAAGTAGATAGTACCTCGATGCCAGAAATTCTCAGCAAAAAATCGGATAGACTGCGCCTGTGTGGGTATCCATAGGTTGAGCGATAGTAATAGCGCCAATGTGGTATTTTTCAGGAGTTTTTTCATCGTTGTTATTCTCAAAGAGGTCGTATATTGCTGGCTAATCAAAGATACACAAAAGTGTTGCCTTGTACAAATACAGCTTGTCATAAGCCTATGTTTGAAGAATTTGGCAAGCCCTCAGGCTTTGCGTATCTTAGCCCAATGACCCACGATTTAAGTTTACTGATTCAGCTCCGACGGTATCTACACCGCTACCCGGCGCTTTCTGGCCAAGAGCAGGGTAGTGCAGATTACATAGCAGATTTCTTGCGCACACATGCTCCTCCAGATGCCTTTATTGGCCAACTTGGGGGAAGCGGATTGGCGGCCATATATGAAGGTGCTCAGCCAGGAGAAACGGTCGTTTTTCGCGCAGAGCTAGACGCGCTCCCCATTCAAGAGCTAGGGCAAAGCCCGCATACTTCATACCATCAAGGGGTTGCTCATCTTTGTGGACACGACGGGCACAGTGCTATCTTGGCGGGTTTGGGGCTACATCTGCGGCGGCGGCGGCCAGCCAAAGGGAGGGTGGTCTTGCTTTTTCAACCTGCCGAAGAGACAGGACAAGGGGCTGCTTGGGTATTACAAGACCGCCGCTTTCAGGCATTAACACCTGACTGGATGTTTGCCCTACACAACCTGCCTCAGTATCCGCTACACGCGCTGGTGCTAAGAGATGGCGCCTTCACGGCGGCAGTACAGAGCCTAGTCTTGAAGTTTTTGGGCAAAACAGCACACGCTGCCGAACCTGAATATGGCCATAACCCAGCCAATACTGTCGCCGCATTGTTGCTGGATTATGCCCAACGGCAAAACCCCAACGCAGCACATCCAGACTTCAGGCTGGTAACGCCAGTACATCTTGTGTTGGGAGAAAAGGCCTATGGAGTAGCTGCCGGACACGCCGAGCTACACCTGACACTCAGGGCTTGGGAGAATGAGCTGATGCAGGCATTTGCTCAGGAGCTGTTGCAAGTAGCCCACGATAGCGCTACCCGCGATAGCCTAGCGCTACATTACCAATGGGTCGAGACTTTCAATGCCACCCAAAATAACCCTCTGGCCAACAACTTTATTCGACAGGCTGCCCAAGCCACGGGCATATCATTGTTAGAACAACAGCAGCCATTTAAGTGGGGAGAAGATTTCGGCCTCTTTACGCAACACTACAAAGGGGCAATGTTTGGTCTTGGCGCTGGCCAACAAACGGCTGCCTTGCATAACCCTGATTATGATTTTCCGGACGAAATTATCGAAACAGGCCTAAAGTTGTTCTTGCAAATCAGCCGCCAATTGACTGACATCGACTGAGCCAGCGGTCATATACCACACTCATTGTGGGCTTTTACCACCTGTTTTGAGGCCTGAGCCAGTCAGTACCGACGCGATACTGACCTGTGGGCTTGGGCGATTTTGGGTAATCCACTGGGCTACACCCGCAACAACAGCCGCCGAAGTAGGCTCGATATAATGCCCACGGCGCGCCATTGTTTGCCAATAGTATTTGATTTCGTCTTCCGAAACCACTACCAAGTCTCCGTTGGTAGCCTCCAAAATAGCCAACATTTGTGCTGCCCTTCGGGGCGCAGCAATGGCAATCCCTTCGGCCAGTGTAGGCTGTGTGTGAGGCATCGGCAGCCCTTGGCGCGCATAATACAAGGGCGCACAGTAGGCGGCTTGTACGCCCACCAAACGGGGCATTTGCTTAATAATGCCCCAGCGGAGCAGCTCTGCAAAACCAAGGTAGGCCCCTATAAGTAATGTGCCGTTGCCTGCCGGCAAGACCACCACATCGGGTGCTTGCCAAGAACGTTGTTCGCAAAGCTCATAGGCAAAGGTCTTGGTGCCCTGATAAAACATCGGATGCCACACATGGCTGGCATAAAACGTGTCTTGAGCAGCTGCTAGGGCCGCAGTGGCGGTGTCTTCGCGGCTACCGGCCACCTTGTGTAGACTTGCCCCAAAGGCCCGAATTTGCGCCAGCTTCCCCTCAGAGGTACTCTCGGGAACAAAAATCTCACAGCTGATGCCCGCCAGGGCTGCATACATCGCCACGGCGCTTCCGGCATTGCCCGAAGAATCTTGAACCACTGACCGAACTCCCAAGTGTTGGGCATAGCTTAATAATAGCGTCGCGCCTCGGTCTTTGTAGGAGCCAGAAGGAAAAAGATAATCTGCCTTAAACAATACCTGCCGCCCCTCCAGCAAGATGGGCAACAGCGGAGTAAAACCCTCCTGATAACTGACCGGACTCAGGGCTTGCGCCAAGGGAAAGGTATCGCGGTAACGCCACAGGTTATATGCCTGCCCTTGGAGCTGCTCCGGCGACCAGCGCAGCCCGGCAGGTGCTTGCAAATCCAACAACCCTTGCGCATCATCACACCAGCGTGCTGTGTGAAGTGAATAGGTGTCAGCACTGTTTTGTGCGCTGAAAAGCCAATCTTGCATACAAAATCCGGCGATTATTTATAGGGGTAAATACTGCTTTCCGGCTCCTTTTCGTACTTTTTCGAGGTTTTTAATCCCCGAAGAGCTGATATGTTCAAACTGCTTGTCGCAAGGGATAAACACAATCTTGAGGTCGGCCTTCATCTCATCCATAAACCGCAATTGGTTGACCTCATAGTCGAGGTCATCACCATTGCGCAAGCCCCTCACCAAAACCACCTCCGCGTCTTGCTCCTTGCTGCTGAGGTATTCGGTCAAGAAGGCGCTGAAAGTATCCAACTGCCGGTGGCGCAGGGCGTTGATGTCGGTAAGTTTGTAGAGATTTTCGGCTTGTTTTTCGGGGTTAATCCCTTGAGCTACAATGATTTTATCGAATATAGCCTCGGCTTTTTCGAGAATATTCAAATGGCCGTTATGGAAAGGGTTGAACGACCCTGCATACACCCCGATACGCGGGCGATACTGCCGCAGGTAAGCTTGCAGGAACTGCAAGTTGGCCGCATTCGCCGGAAACTCTTGTTCCCAGCGAGCCAATAGCTGTAGCCGAAGCTGCTTGTAGAGGCTGTATTCTAAAAATTGGTACTCCTTAAAAATTCCCCGCTCCCAAGCCAACAGCTCGTCAAGACTCCCCTGACTGACAATCTCCATATCCCAAGCACTGAACTGCGCCGATAGCTCGTTGCTCGATTGGTGGGTGGCGGTGTCGAGAATAATGGTTTTGATATCCTCACGCAGGGGGTGTGGAGCCGTCATTTGCTCAAAAAGCAAGGCCGACAACACCTCATTGTCTTGGCGGCGCGGCTCATAGACCGCATCGTGAAAATAAGCGGCCATAATCAAGCTCGCATACGCATCATCTGATAATTGTTGTGTTAGACGCGCCCCCTCGATACGCTCCAACAACTGCTGAAGATGGGCTTCATTGTGATAATAACGGTGTGCTTCTTGCCAACGAGCAGCCAAAGGTTGGTAATCAAATAAGCCAAAACTCTCAAAAACAGCTTGGTGCGATTGATAGAGTATCATCGAAAAAATTGGGATTGTCGTGTGTAATGAGGCTAACTTACGTATTTCGAATCATAGTTCCAAATTTGATTTGACGAATCTCCGGAACGAACCAGTACCCTCCAAAAGCCGTAGCGCCGTGGAATATTTTGAATACCCCTCCTAAATCTACAGAAATTTGTTAAGAAGTTGTGAGTCTGAATAGAAGCTTGTATTTTTGCGAGATGCAACGTCAATTGATTTTTGGAGCTTGTGCGCTGTGGATAGCGGCAAGTCTCTTAGGTGGCTGTAAGTTTCAACGCCTCCAAAAAAGTACCGATGTCAAGCGTAAGTATGAAGCCGCCATCGAGTTTTATGCGAGTAAAGACTACAACAAAGCCGGAATCCTTTTTGAAGAGATTATTCCTTTGCTCTCTGGTACTCAAGAAGACGAGACTGCGCAGTTTTATTTTGCCTATTGTAACTACCATCAAAAGCAATACCTGACAGCCTCACACTACTTTGAGAAGTTTTACCTCAACTTCCAGCGGAGTGTATTTGCCGAAGAAGCACTATATATGCACGCGTTCTCGCTCTATAAAGATGCAGCACCTCATTATCTGGATCAAAAAAGCACGCGTAAAGCCATCTTGGCTTTCCAAAACCTGCTCAATGCCTACAAACAAACAGCCTATAAGGATGAGTGTAACAAACTCATATTTGACCTAAGAGAGCGCCTCGAACGCAAGTCTTTTGAGCAAGCAAGGCTTTATTACCGCATTCGCAACTACAAAGCCGCAGTAATCACAACTGGCAATTTTCAGAAAGATTATCCCGACTCTCAATACAGCGAAGAAGCGGCATACTTCAGAATATTGTCCCAATACAAATATGCCAAAAACAGCCTCGAAACCCGCCAACAAGAGCGCTACCAAGATGTCGTGAAGTTTTATGAATATCTGGTAGATAACTTTCCCGATGGAAAGTTTGCCAAACAGGCTGAAGATATGTACAAAGATAGCGTAACACAAATCGCTAAACTTGGCAACAAATACAAGACCCTACAAACGCTCAATCAACAATAAAGTTTGACTAGAGTGGCGGCGCGTTACTCAGCAGCGTGCGATTTGAACAAACATACTCATTACACAAGCCCCAACTGTTTGTAACCCAACAGGCACAAACGTTTGGGGTAGCTTCCGAACTTCTAGCCATAGCACTTCGTTAAGGCTATAGCTGATTCTTTTTTATCACCCATTTTACCAAAGGCTTTTTGTATGAAGCATATCTCATCCACCTCGTCCATCATTACCCGCGACCTCGACAAGCTCGAGTACCAAAGCGGTAATATTTACCAATCTGTTGCCATCATCTCTAAGCGCGCACGCCAAATTGCGGTAGAAATGAAAGAAGAACTAAGCGGAAAATTGGCCGAGTTTGCCTCTTCGGTAGATAACTTGGAGGAGATTTTTGAGAACCGCGAGCAAATCGAAATCTCACGCCACTATGAACGCCTGCCCAAGCCTACTACCATCGCCACAGATGAGTTTCTGGAGGACTTGGTAAGCTTCCGCAGCCGCGAAGAAGAATAGTCCCCCACGATTTATGGGAGCTTTGCAAGGCAAAAAAATCATCTTAGCCGTTACGGCCAGCATCGCCGCTTACAAAAGCGCGATGTTGGTGAGGCTTTTGGTCAAAGCCGGGGCAGAGGTGCAGGTATTGATGAGCCAAGCCGCGACAACATTTATTACACCCTTGACCCTGAGCACCTTGTCTAATAGGCCGGTGTTGGTAGATTTTGTCAAAGACAATACCGGAGTGTGGAACAACCACGTAGACCTAGGCCTCTGGGCTGATGCGATGGTCTTTGCACCTGCTTCGGCCAATAGTTTGGCCAAATGCGCCCACGGATTATCGGACAACCTGCTGATTGCTACCTACTTATCGGCGCGTTGTCCGGTATTTTTTGCTCCCGC
Encoded proteins:
- a CDS encoding amidohydrolase — protein: MFEEFGKPSGFAYLSPMTHDLSLLIQLRRYLHRYPALSGQEQGSADYIADFLRTHAPPDAFIGQLGGSGLAAIYEGAQPGETVVFRAELDALPIQELGQSPHTSYHQGVAHLCGHDGHSAILAGLGLHLRRRRPAKGRVVLLFQPAEETGQGAAWVLQDRRFQALTPDWMFALHNLPQYPLHALVLRDGAFTAAVQSLVLKFLGKTAHAAEPEYGHNPANTVAALLLDYAQRQNPNAAHPDFRLVTPVHLVLGEKAYGVAAGHAELHLTLRAWENELMQAFAQELLQVAHDSATRDSLALHYQWVETFNATQNNPLANNFIRQAAQATGISLLEQQQPFKWGEDFGLFTQHYKGAMFGLGAGQQTAALHNPDYDFPDEIIETGLKLFLQISRQLTDID
- a CDS encoding threonine synthase; the encoded protein is MQDWLFSAQNSADTYSLHTARWCDDAQGLLDLQAPAGLRWSPEQLQGQAYNLWRYRDTFPLAQALSPVSYQEGFTPLLPILLEGRQVLFKADYLFPSGSYKDRGATLLLSYAQHLGVRSVVQDSSGNAGSAVAMYAALAGISCEIFVPESTSEGKLAQIRAFGASLHKVAGSREDTATAALAAAQDTFYASHVWHPMFYQGTKTFAYELCEQRSWQAPDVVVLPAGNGTLLIGAYLGFAELLRWGIIKQMPRLVGVQAAYCAPLYYARQGLPMPHTQPTLAEGIAIAAPRRAAQMLAILEATNGDLVVVSEDEIKYYWQTMARRGHYIEPTSAAVVAGVAQWITQNRPSPQVSIASVLTGSGLKTGGKSPQ
- a CDS encoding adenylyltransferase/cytidyltransferase family protein; translated protein: MILYQSHQAVFESFGLFDYQPLAARWQEAHRYYHNEAHLQQLLERIEGARLTQQLSDDAYASLIMAAYFHDAVYEPRRQDNEVLSALLFEQMTAPHPLREDIKTIILDTATHQSSNELSAQFSAWDMEIVSQGSLDELLAWERGIFKEYQFLEYSLYKQLRLQLLARWEQEFPANAANLQFLQAYLRQYRPRIGVYAGSFNPFHNGHLNILEKAEAIFDKIIVAQGINPEKQAENLYKLTDINALRHRQLDTFSAFLTEYLSSKEQDAEVVLVRGLRNGDDLDYEVNQLRFMDEMKADLKIVFIPCDKQFEHISSSGIKNLEKVRKGAGKQYLPL
- a CDS encoding outer membrane protein assembly factor BamD, giving the protein MQRQLIFGACALWIAASLLGGCKFQRLQKSTDVKRKYEAAIEFYASKDYNKAGILFEEIIPLLSGTQEDETAQFYFAYCNYHQKQYLTASHYFEKFYLNFQRSVFAEEALYMHAFSLYKDAAPHYLDQKSTRKAILAFQNLLNAYKQTAYKDECNKLIFDLRERLERKSFEQARLYYRIRNYKAAVITTGNFQKDYPDSQYSEEAAYFRILSQYKYAKNSLETRQQERYQDVVKFYEYLVDNFPDGKFAKQAEDMYKDSVTQIAKLGNKYKTLQTLNQQ
- a CDS encoding DNA-directed RNA polymerase subunit omega — translated: MKHISSTSSIITRDLDKLEYQSGNIYQSVAIISKRARQIAVEMKEELSGKLAEFASSVDNLEEIFENREQIEISRHYERLPKPTTIATDEFLEDLVSFRSREEE